GGAGACTTCCCGCCACGTGATGTCCTCGACCTCGACGCCGAGTTCGCCGGCAACGTACCTGGCGACGTCGACCTCGAATCCGGCGTAATTCCCGTCCCGGTCGCAGTAGCTCATGGTCGACTGGTCGGGCATGATGCCGATCGTCAGGCTCTTCCGCCCTGTACCGCCACCGGAGCCGGACCCGGCCGGGGAGGGGTCGGTGGCACACTCGGTCGGCGAGTCGCCCGCTGTCGCGCCGTCACCGCCCGACGGCAGCAGCCATACCGTTGCCGCCAGCGCAAGCGTTCCGACGGCCAGGGCGGCTGCGGCCATCAACGAGCCCCGGCGTCGCGGCGCCGCCGGGAGCGCCGGCGGCGCCGCCCCGGCCAGCCGCCCGTACGCCGGTAACTCCGCCAGCGCGTACGTCACGCCGCATCGCCGGACGATATCCAGCGGGTCAGGCCGCCGCGCCGGGTCCCGGGCGGCGCACTGCCGGATGAGCTCGGCCAGCCCGGCTTCCACCCCGTCGACATCGATCTCGCCGTGCACCACTCGGTAGCTCACGGCCGGCCACTCCCCGCCGCCGTACGGCGGCCGGCCGGTCGCGGCGGCGGCCATCGTCGCGCCCAGCGCGAACACATCCGCCGCCGGACCCGTCTCGCCGCCCAGCAGCACCTCGGGCGCGGTATAACCAGGGGTACCCGGCATCTGCCCCGTGCGGGTGAGCTGCGTCTGATCCGCCGCCCGGGCGATACCGAAGTCGATCAACTGCGGCCCTCCCGGGGCCAGGATGACGTTGTGCGGCTTCACGTCCCGATGCACCACCCCATGCCCGTGCACCGCCGCCAGCGCCTCCGCCAGCGCCGCGAACAACCCCGTGCACAGGGCGGGTTCGAGGGACGTACCGCGTGATGCCTCCAGCAGCGTCGGGCCCGG
The Streptomyces sp. CNQ-509 DNA segment above includes these coding regions:
- a CDS encoding serine/threonine-protein kinase — protein: MENLRSQDPKRLGEFRLLARLGSGGMGRVYLGRSPGGMQVAIKVIREDFAEDADVLVRFRREVATVRAVRSPYTARLVGASLDVPPYWLATEFVPGPTLLEASRGTSLEPALCTGLFAALAEALAAVHGHGVVHRDVKPHNVILAPGGPQLIDFGIARAADQTQLTRTGQMPGTPGYTAPEVLLGGETGPAADVFALGATMAAAATGRPPYGGGEWPAVSYRVVHGEIDVDGVEAGLAELIRQCAARDPARRPDPLDIVRRCGVTYALAELPAYGRLAGAAPPALPAAPRRRGSLMAAAALAVGTLALAATVWLLPSGGDGATAGDSPTECATDPSPAGSGSGGGTGRKSLTIGIMPDQSTMSYCDRDGNYAGFEVDVARYVAGELGVEVEDITWREVSAAERRDVLVRGEVDFVVAGYGITDATKEEVDFAGPYLSARQDLLMRADERVRKVTDLNGMKLCSVTGSTSAQVVKEGGAPGADLTERAAYTECLTALDREEVDALTTDDSLLAGYAAWSGNSSDYRLAGLELSAEHFYGVGVPEGETELRDDIDKAIEQMIADGSWARSAATFLEGVANYDAEPPEQAATTG